CCTCTCTGTACCTTGCATAGGTGAATGATACTTAAGAATGACTGAGCAATATCTTGCTGGGGGCAATAATTTGAAAGACATGAGAGGCATGTAGTGATGAATGGACTTGTTTGTTGATCTTTCTCCAACAATATTTATCCATTCCTGCTATCCTCTCCGGAGAAATCACAAGATATACAGCAGCGTATTAATTTACCATGCTTTTATctaatggattttattttatttttggctttTCTGATTAATTTGCAAATGATATAGTTCTTTTATAAATAATGTATTAAAACATGAATTATAAACTAAACCCTAATGTTGTTTCTGTATTAATTTGAGTCatcttgggaaaaaaaattgaacaaataaaaactctcaactaaatccaaataaaaatatattttgaataatgaaatattaCTGATCTGAAAACAATATAACTTGCAAAACAATCTTCCTACgaattaattatataagaaaatgaaaaggaaaaaaaataatatttgttccCAGAGCAACGCCAGATCGTTTTACTAACATTAAATATTAACCAATAAACGACCATCGTTTTCGTGGaaagaataatatttagcatTCCATGGCCCAATACTGCTCTAATCTGGACTAGCTAGCCTCCCTGCACTTGAATTCTTCGATTTAGTTAGCCATTCTCCCAACAAATAATAGGTTCAAAGCCCACCTGTCTAAGCAAAAAGGGCCTCCCTGCTCTTAagttttcaatcaaataaattaaagaaccCTGGCTTTTGCGGGTAAAGTACGGTTGTATATTTTCAGTTCAGTTTAATTTTtacctaaaataataattaaattaatttttttaaaaaaaatcaaaattgtttcCGACTGATTTCGGTTTGTTTATTTTAGGATGAAAATTGAAACCCAACTTACtcattttcgattcggtttcggttcagttcggttattttatattaaaaaccaaaaactatattgtttttcaaggtttttttttgtaattttcaatgggtttggtttcggtttggctcggttttggctcagTTTGGTTCGTTTTCAGGTTTATTAAACCGATACCGAACCGAACTGGtcgattttttaaatattctaattaatttaatcagtttttttttatatttatatttttttaattatttttttattttcttgatttaattagtttttccgtattttctctttttgataTGGCGGCTTACATTCCTGGCTAAGAGTACggttctatttaaaaaaaaattattttgctagttaattaattttttaaaaaaaacatacggCATCGTTTACGAGAGTGATCAGCCGTAAGTCTCAAGAAATGGCATCGTACTGCATTCTAACAATACTAGGGAAGCCAATCAATGCACTTACAGCATTAAAGTGGATGGCCTTTGAACTAGGAAGTACGGAGATAGGCGGTGTGGTCTTCAGTTCTACGGTTTATAGAGTTATGACATGAACCAACAGTACAGACTCACACAGTGCCATGTCATGGGTTGACCGGCACTCTATTCGGTAAAAGTTTTCCTTGCCAGAATGGCAGAAAGCATGCTCTTAATGATTATATATGCAAGCACCCAAAGTTACAATTCAAGAAAGCATATTTTAAGTTCTTGCCCCCgcccctttttgtttttcaattacgTGCCCATGATGATTTCCAGTTTTTTGTTAAGAACTTGGACAAAATGAGAGAAATTTTGCCAAATATTGACTGGGATTTTATTTGGATCTCGTTTTGTGCCGGTGTGCCTAGCAGTATTGAATCTGAATGGCAGTTTTTGGCTAAGTTGACGGTCCCTCAAGAAATAGTAGAGGGGGTGTAAATTTCGCTCTTTGGTTTTTGCAAGTGCCCACAAGACTGACAGCTTTAACCGACTTTACTTTCGTTGGCGATCAAATTGAGAGAGACATTAAATTCTCGCATGCCTGATGTCATGACCACATAGTGCTCTGAGATGCTCCATAAACAGCATTGGAATTTACTGTCAGAAGGACAATATGATGTCGTTAAGAAATTTAAGAGGAATTGGACCTTCCTTGTCactaaaaacaagaagaatcaACCTCGCCGGGGAATAGGAGAAACTTGTTGGAAGCAACATGAAGATGATGGATTTCACAAAGCAAATCTGGCCTAGCTAGCTACCATTCTCGTCTTCATAAACTTTTCCCTTTTCCAGTCCCCTTTCCTCTCCTTTTTGCTTTACCAGTCCGTTTCTAGACGTGTCTATGTGTTATgatgttctctctttttttcgtaAAACACTTTTATGTCAGTAAAATATTAAGAGATACCCAAAGTGCCTTATGGATCACGGTTGTGCGGTAAAAGATCCTCACCTCCTCTGACTCTGTAATCAAGGAGTGATGTACTGTAAAATGTCCAAGAGTTGTGCGAAATCCACTGTCATGAAAATGGAACTTTGCCTGTCCAAACAAAGACAACGGTTTTAATGGCAGGCCAGATGGTAATACGAGGGGAACATTGAGGTATTAGTGAAGACAAATCAAGCATTGAAGTCTTGGTACCCTGTCTTGAATAATTACAAGCTTGGATGTTccaattaattgaattataatGTCGAAAGCTTGGATTGAATTTGTGGGGCAAAGTTCTTTGGAATCAAATTGAATTGAGTTGAGTTGACTCGTGTCTAAAGATCACAAGCTTGTTCCAACTTGGCTTAATTGCACGGCGCCAGCTTTAATTTCAAAGCTTTAACTGCCCCAACATTTATACAGCAAAAATGTGGATCCCAGCCCATAAAATTCAGAGAGGTGAGAATGAATTTCTCAGTCTAATTTTGactcttgaaaaaaatcataattcctACTTGAAGTTAAAAGCATAGCAATCTGTGATGTTGTCAAATGAACCCATAGTAATTAGTATTGTCCTCGTACGCTTACAAGTAACGACATAAGCAGTAACAGGAGAACGCTGTACGATGTCAGACATTTACACCTTGGGGTCTTCAAGTACACAGGAGAACAGAGAGAAGACTAATCAGTTATGTGGTGCATAACCACAGCAATTAGCGTTAATGATATCTTGGGAATGATCCGAGAGATGTGCTAATGGTTTGTATTTGGGATTTCTAATGTTTACCCCTCGAATTTCAAATCCTAAAGGATGAGATGGCGATTTAGGACGAAGACTGTACGAGGAAAGATAGCGCAAGATTTGTTCGGCGTCCCGTTAATTTTCATCGATGCAACTTGCTGGTTGATCATCcgaaaaatcatttgaaaactATATAGAATATCCTAAcacatgaataaataaaaaaattatgttgtaaaCAAGTATGATCTCCATTTATGTTGTGAATTGATCTATTACAGCAGAAAGCAAGGATCCAGGGCTTGTCTTAAAGGCATGGTTGCGAGAACTTATTTGGAGTTCGACTTGGTTGAAGACTTGGATTGAGATCAATCCATGACCTTTAGGaaaaatcaccaacaaaaacacaaaacaattttcttaaactaaaaaaaaagggaaatccATAAATGGTAAAAATGTACGAATCATTATCATGAtattcaactttattttatcattttaaggCCAAAAAAGCAATCTTCATCGATATTCTTCACAATCTCCTTGGTGCCCTAGCCTTTTGTCTCCCCTTTTAGCTAATTCGAAACTTCCCATTCACTAGCACTTCAAATTTTAGATATCATATAATTTGGTCTATGCCATCCTTAGcctagaaaaaagaagaaaaatcggtctaaaaaaacaaagaaagagagacggacagataaaattaagaaccaactagttaaatttttatatctgaATTTCACATTTCTGCTTCTGAAcaactaaaattatttcttatatgATCACAAGAATTCAATTATCTATGCCTTTCAAGATGAAAGGAAaaccaacacaaaaaaaaaaaagcctggATGAAGTTAGTGAAATTCCCTTCAAGGGCTCTTACTGGCATAAATCAACAAAGAGAATTCAACTCTTTCTTGATCTTTCTGCACTAACTTCTCCTCCAACCACAGTCTGCTATCCATTCCACTTCTTGTCCTGAACATGAAAACAGCATAGCCAGAACCAGGATTATAGAACCAGTCATGGACATCCCACAACAGATCAACAAGCAATCCATCAAGAAAAATTGTCTGGTTGCCTCTAAAATTCCATTGCAGCCTCTTTACACGAATCACTGTCTTCTTATCAATACATACAGATAAAACTGGATGCTTCAAGCCTTCATTTTCTCCACTACATCTGATCACGATGTCATGTTGAATTCCTGTGTCACAAAACTGTGCCTTCGTAGCATATAAAGTATTGCCTGAACAATGCTCTTGCCTTGAAATGAGAGTGACTTTAGCAATTGGGGTGCTGCTAGTTTTGAACTTCTTGGTCAAAGTTTCTTCTCCTACATCACCCAATATCAGGCCTATTTCTGAATCAACCATGACCAGGACATAAAACCCTTCAACAGGTTCAGGTCCTAACTCATATTTAGCAGAAGAAAGATCCCAGAAGACTTCGATCTTTACAGTATCAGATTCAATCAATTTGTTGCCTTTCATCTTTCTAAAGAGCCTGGTATTTGTGCTGAGTTTGAAAGAAGTTGAAGGGTCATTGCCAAATTTAATGCTGAGGCCTTGAGTAGTGTGGTTTTTGCACCAAGACACTTTGGCCAAGAGTTGTTTTTTAGTTGAGAGGATGATTTTATAGAAGCAAGAGACTGCATTTTGGACAGATGGGGTTAGGCTTGGAGAGATACAAGCATTGTTTGAATAACTAGAACATGAAGAATGAGAGACTTGTATGGCATTTTCACTAAAACAAGAAACTATATCTCTCATTGTAAAGATCAAGAACAGTTCTTTCGATGAAGATATGGAATAAACTTCGATTGGGTTCTTCAATATGGAGAGAGAtagggagggggagagagatcTGAGAGTTAAGAGAGATGGGAGCTTCTCTTTTGGCTTGTGGTAAGAAGAAAATGTTTACTTTAAAAGCTGACCAGGGTAGGTGCTTTTTTGAACtctctttataaaattttttacaaGGAAAATTCGTTTTACAAGGATAGAGATATGGAAAGGCAGGCAAGAaaacctctctttctctctcccacCTTAAATTATACATCTgtaagaaaggaaaagaaaggagaattgtttttattaaaaaagacgaagaagaagaagaagattgaggcAGCAACCTTCATGGTTTCTTTGTTTAATCACTTTTGccagttcatatatatatatatatatatatatatatatatatatataataataattaaataaca
The DNA window shown above is from Populus trichocarpa isolate Nisqually-1 chromosome 4, P.trichocarpa_v4.1, whole genome shotgun sequence and carries:
- the LOC18097982 gene encoding uncharacterized protein LOC18097982, with protein sequence MRDIVSCFSENAIQVSHSSCSSYSNNACISPSLTPSVQNAVSCFYKIILSTKKQLLAKVSWCKNHTTQGLSIKFGNDPSTSFKLSTNTRLFRKMKGNKLIESDTVKIEVFWDLSSAKYELGPEPVEGFYVLVMVDSEIGLILGDVGEETLTKKFKTSSTPIAKVTLISRQEHCSGNTLYATKAQFCDTGIQHDIVIRCSGENEGLKHPVLSVCIDKKTVIRVKRLQWNFRGNQTIFLDGLLVDLLWDVHDWFYNPGSGYAVFMFRTRSGMDSRLWLEEKLVQKDQERVEFSLLIYASKSP